The genomic region GGTAGATCTCATCTCGCTTCTGTACGCCGCCGGAAAGAGCCTCGatacggcgccgctgccgtcgtcttCCGCCTTTGCAAACGAGGAAGCAGGGGGGCCTGCGGACTCCTTGCTGAGTCAAGGCAGTGGCGCACCCCCAAACGCGCTTTTACCGCTGTGGAGTCTACGCCAAGTGGAACGCCATCCGAAGCAGCACATAGACTCGCTGCGTCGACTAAAGCGGGACGTGTTGGAGAACGCTGAGCAGGACCCGCTCTGCCTCGTCCTGCCCGAGATCTGGCACGAGCGGATAGACGTGATGGAGGCGCTGTTTCAGCTCATCCTGGAGGCCCCAGGCCTCACGACGGCTCTCTACTGCATGCGTCCTAGTGTGGGATGGACGTTTGCGTCTGGCGCCGCCTCGAGCATCGTGCTGGATGTGGGGCACAGCCACACAACTGTTACTGCCGTCTTGGATGGCTATGCACTGCGCCACTCCGTTGACACGATCCCCgtcggcggtgacgccgTCACGGCCCAGTACAGCGAGCTGCTCAGCAAGCACCGACCCGtcgtcgaggcggccgcgccaGTGCTGTCACATAGCACGGTGCGAGAGATTTACTGGCGCGATTGGGTGGCCGATGTAAAGCACTGCTTGGCACGCGTGCTGCCGTATCAGGGTGGCACCGGCAGTGTCGCATCTGCTGCAGGGAAGGGGTCTGCGCTAACAGCGGTCAAGGAggccgccgtgcgcgcggcagcagactTGCAGGCGCCGGAtggcgcacgtgtgcaccTTGACGAACGCAAAGCTGCTCTCCCGTTCGAGGTGttcttcagcgccgccggagACGAGAAACGGAACGTGGCGACTCTGATGGCCATGTGCAAGCGACAGATGGATCCGGAGTGGCAGCTGCACACAGTGCCGCACTTGCTTGCTGGTGCCGGTAGCCTTGTGCCGGGCTTCCGTGACCGTGTGGTTGAAGAGCTGAAGGCACAGGACTCCTCCTACTTCCGCTATGAACGGGATGGGGTGTTGAACATGGCGCAGACCGCCGATGGCGCGTGGGTGGGGGCGTCCAtggccgcctccagctcgtcCTTTGAACCACTCTGGGTGACACGGGGGGAATGGGCTGAGGAGGGCGCCTCGGTGCTGTACCGTAAGCTCTTCTACTAGAGCGCAGCTTTCCATGGAGGCGCATAGCGAAGGGAGAGAATAAGCAAAAGAGCTGCGTGAACTTCTCACGGCTGActcgtcccccccccccccatccccagctccttccctccctctccgcatCTTTCCGGCTGCCTCCCTGCGAATGTATCAGACGGGTACGAGGCCGAAACGAATGGCCCCTGTCGCTGTGCTTTCTAGAAGTGCATGCGTGCTCTGTCTTCAGCAGCTTCTCCGTGTCGTTGGTGCCGTGAAGAGGACGAAGATCCCATGACTGTCTCCTTTGTTGTTAGGTTGGATAACACAGAGTTCTCCTTTGCCTGCTCATGtggagtgtgtgtgcacgcctGTGCCGGCGTATGCGGCACCCccacctcttttttttttttcgtatCTTATTCTTCTTAATCTGTCGTCCTCGGCCGCATGTTAAAGTCTTGACATCTCTCGGAGGAATGACACTCTGACAAGCGTGCGATATATATCTATGAGTGCATCGCCGCGCTGCCCATTCTTCGTTGACGGTGTCTGCTCGCTTCCCTGCCGCTGTTTCTTTCTCGATcggagggcgtgcgcgcAATGCCGAATGAGCGACCAACCGAAGCCGGCGCTCTAGATGCGTCTGAAGCACAGTGCGAGCCCGGCGAGGTCGCAATGCGTCAAGCGGGCAGAGCGAAGCGGGGTGgtctcttttccttctccccccccttcctccccacTCGAGCTGAGACATGCATGATAGCGgcatcagctgctgctctccttctGTCCCCCGCTGTGTGCGACTTAGAGCGTGATGTGACACCCTATTCGTCTTCTTATCGCGGCCTCTCGTGTTTCTCCTTCAATTCTGCTTTCCGCTGCtcgcccctcttcttctccctcccacaacggaaaacaaaaaatgcCGGGTCTGCTCTGTGGGGTTCGCGGAGGGACACGTGTGCACCTCCGACACCCATTGCGCGCAGCGGTGAACCGTACTTCCGTCTTTGGAAGCCATTCCTATGTTACGTTCaagttgccgccgccgccgccgtctctccttcccccacGCACAACCACCTCGTTGGCCCACAAGCGGCCGACTCCAGCCCCTTTTCGTGGCGTGACGAAGCCTTTTCTGCATCACCGAAAAGACGCAATTTCACCGGCTCCCGCGATGTCGCCGAGACGCACCGGGGCACTCGCTGTGATGGAGCGCCGCAGTGAATGGGTGGCTTCGCTGCGCTCCACGTTGCCGCAGTTTAGCAAGCGTTCTGCCGCGCCACTGGAGCGGGGGAACGCCGCTGCCATTCTCGGCCCTGCGCCCCGACGCACTCTGGACAAAGCCCTTAGCTCTCACAACACCACGTCCTCATTGCTGTTGCCGTCCGAGTGGTGTGAGCAGGCCACGCAGCGGCTCATCACCACCCTGCATGGCatcgtgccgccgctgcaggtgcagcagacAGATTACTTTCTCTGCTCCCTCATCCACCCCTCTTATGTGCAGGCGAGCACGATGCGCTGCGAGAGTGAGGCGTTGCGCAGAagggtgcagcaggagctTCGTCGGACTGTCTGCATGCCGCTGGAGTTGACCATGACTGGATCCAAGAGTCTGCGCCTTCTGCGGGAGTTGACCCACTACGTCGAGCAAggggcggcagctgcagccacATCTGCACGGGCGAGAGCAACTCTTCCGGCCGCGCCAGTAGCTGGAAGAAGTGAGGCGCGAGATCCGTCGTATGGGCCGTCGTCGTGGTCATCTTACCCTCTCGATGCCTCGTGGCCAGAGCTGCATAGCGCAGACAGTACCGCATTTGTGCAGGCGTTCCAGCGAGCCGGGCTCGACTCCCTTGTGCTCTACGACAAGAGCTTCTTTGCGGCCTCTTCGACGCTTACAGATAATATCAGTGGCGCCGGATCCGCCGAGGTCTCCTTGGCCGCCTTCACCG from Leishmania major strain Friedlin complete genome, chromosome 34 harbors:
- a CDS encoding putative actin-like protein encodes the protein MSVVEVGTFNVRAGYIGDATCTRCVPALRAAAAPEEVDLISLLYAAGKSLDTAPLPSSSAFANEEAGGPADSLLSQGSGAPPNALLPLWSLRQVERHPKQHIDSLRRLKRDVLENAEQDPLCLVLPEIWHERIDVMEALFQLILEAPGLTTALYCMRPSVGWTFASGAASSIVLDVGHSHTTVTAVLDGYALRHSVDTIPVGGDAVTAQYSELLSKHRPVVEAAAPVLSHSTVREIYWRDWVADVKHCLARVLPYQGGTGSVASAAGKGSALTAVKEAAVRAAADLQAPDGARVHLDERKAALPFEVFFSAAGDEKRNVATLMAMCKRQMDPEWQLHTVPHLLAGAGSLVPGFRDRVVEELKAQDSSYFRYERDGVLNMAQTADGAWVGASMAASSSSFEPLWVTRGEWAEEGASVLYRKLFY